The Alkalihalobacillus sp. LMS6 genomic interval GTGTCGCGATCAAACGTGGTACACCGGCTACACAAATGACTTAACGCAGCGCCTTAAAAAGCACGAAGAAGGGAAAGGGGCAAAATACACACGTGGCAGAGGGCCATTTAAACTGATTCATGTAGAGACGTTTGAAACAAAGACTGAAGCGCTAAAGCACGAGTACCATTTAAAGCAAAAGAAGCGGAGCGACAAAGAACGCTATGTCGCAGAAAAAAGGAGTTTAAGTCAAAATGATTGAACAAAAAAGCTACCCCCTTACTGGTGGGGGATTATATTTAGTACCCACCCCGATTGGAAATTTAGAAGATATGACCTTTCGAGCAATTAACATGTTAAAAGAAGCAAACTTAATTGCTGCGGAAGATACACGACAAACGAAGAAGCTAACGAATCATTTTGATATTGAGACTCCTTTAGTTAGCTACCATGAACATAATAAACAAAAAGTGGGACAAGACTTATTAGAGAAAATGAAGGCAGGCACTGTAATTGCACTTGTTACAGATGCAGGCATGCCGGGAATATCTGATCCTGGTGAAGACCTAGCCACGTTATGTATAGAAGAGCAGATTCCTGTTATTTCACTACCAGGAGCAAATGCCGCACTAACAGCACTCGTGGCATCGGGCTTATCGACGGCTTCTTTTACTTTTGTCGGCTTTTTACCTAGAGGAAAAAAAGAGCGCAAAGTAGAGTTAGAACGATTAAAAACGTATCCGGAGACATTAATTTTTTATGAAGCGCCCCATCGATTAAGCCAAACCCTTACTGCTTTGCAGGAAACTCTCGGGAATCGAAAGATTGTACTCGCCCGCGAATTAACAAAGCGATTTGAAGAATTTAAGCGAGGAACGTTAGAAGATGCCACAAAGTGGGTGAAGGACGCTTCATTAAAAGGGGAATTCTGTATTGTTGTCGAAGGCTTCGACGGAGAGGTTGAGGACGAACAGGATACGTGGTGGAAAGCATTAACGGACATCCAACATGTGAAGCACTATGTAGAATTAGGACTTACAGAAAAAGAAGCGATCAAGCAGACAGCGAGTGATCGGAAGTTAGTCAAACGTGAACTTTATCAGCAGTATCATGAGGCTAAAAAATAAAAAA includes:
- the rsmI gene encoding 16S rRNA (cytidine(1402)-2'-O)-methyltransferase: MIEQKSYPLTGGGLYLVPTPIGNLEDMTFRAINMLKEANLIAAEDTRQTKKLTNHFDIETPLVSYHEHNKQKVGQDLLEKMKAGTVIALVTDAGMPGISDPGEDLATLCIEEQIPVISLPGANAALTALVASGLSTASFTFVGFLPRGKKERKVELERLKTYPETLIFYEAPHRLSQTLTALQETLGNRKIVLARELTKRFEEFKRGTLEDATKWVKDASLKGEFCIVVEGFDGEVEDEQDTWWKALTDIQHVKHYVELGLTEKEAIKQTASDRKLVKRELYQQYHEAKK
- a CDS encoding GIY-YIG nuclease family protein; the encoded protein is MKHYVYILECRDQTWYTGYTNDLTQRLKKHEEGKGAKYTRGRGPFKLIHVETFETKTEALKHEYHLKQKKRSDKERYVAEKRSLSQND